One window from the genome of Desulforamulus ruminis DSM 2154 encodes:
- the hemA gene encoding glutamyl-tRNA reductase yields the protein MLIAVIGVNHRTAPLEVREKLSFAEWAMSDSLKKLLACPGIDGCAILSTCNRTEIYIAPVELDTGMSSVWSFLSEKSGLDISEIKNYTFCHTLYDAIRHMFRVVAGLDSMILGETQILGQVKRAYEMALEAGSTNVVLNTFFQQAITTGKRIRTETGIDQNPVSIPYAAVELARQNFGSLEGRSVLVIGAGEMSELTVVNLVSNGVSSVIVSNRSYDRAVALAEKFNGTAIKFDRLFQYMHQTDIVISSTAAQHYIIKCQEMQAVMKERAGKPMMIIDIAVPRDIDPEVRKLAGVNLYDVDHLTHVVDANLEERRQAAVSAEGIIEEELDEFMKWLSTRFVVPTITALKRKADEIKQRELYRAYNRLGDLTDRERKIIGALANSIVSQLLHDPVIKLKQYALTPEGHLYTEILQNLFNLELEGQRPQAKMASPEKKKRTNVRHHAGSSGWDQGAAAMLADGMSRE from the coding sequence GTGCTTATCGCAGTCATCGGAGTTAACCACCGTACTGCACCCCTGGAGGTGCGGGAAAAATTGTCGTTTGCTGAATGGGCTATGTCCGATTCTTTAAAAAAGCTTTTAGCCTGTCCGGGCATTGACGGGTGTGCCATTCTTTCCACCTGTAACCGGACGGAGATCTATATTGCTCCGGTGGAGCTGGATACCGGAATGAGTTCCGTGTGGTCTTTCTTATCGGAAAAATCCGGCTTGGATATTTCGGAAATAAAAAATTATACCTTCTGCCATACTTTATACGATGCCATCCGGCATATGTTCCGGGTGGTGGCCGGCTTGGACTCCATGATTTTAGGCGAGACACAAATTCTCGGTCAGGTTAAAAGAGCCTATGAAATGGCCCTGGAGGCCGGCAGTACCAATGTGGTCTTAAATACCTTTTTTCAGCAGGCCATTACCACCGGGAAAAGAATCCGTACGGAAACCGGCATTGATCAAAATCCCGTATCCATTCCCTATGCCGCGGTGGAATTAGCCAGACAAAACTTCGGGTCCCTGGAGGGGCGCTCGGTGCTGGTGATCGGGGCCGGGGAAATGAGCGAACTAACCGTGGTCAATCTTGTATCCAACGGGGTTTCCAGCGTCATTGTTTCCAACCGTTCCTACGACCGGGCGGTGGCTCTGGCGGAAAAGTTTAACGGTACGGCCATCAAGTTTGACCGGCTTTTTCAGTATATGCACCAGACGGATATTGTTATTTCCAGCACCGCGGCCCAGCATTACATCATCAAATGCCAGGAAATGCAGGCGGTGATGAAGGAACGGGCCGGGAAACCCATGATGATTATTGATATTGCCGTGCCCCGGGATATTGATCCGGAGGTCCGGAAACTGGCCGGAGTGAACTTGTATGATGTAGATCATTTGACCCATGTGGTGGACGCCAATCTGGAGGAGCGGCGGCAGGCTGCCGTGTCCGCAGAGGGAATTATTGAAGAAGAACTGGATGAATTCATGAAATGGTTGTCCACCCGGTTTGTGGTTCCTACCATCACGGCTTTAAAAAGAAAAGCCGACGAGATCAAGCAGCGGGAGCTCTACCGGGCCTATAACCGCCTGGGAGACTTAACGGACCGGGAGCGGAAGATTATCGGGGCTCTGGCCAACTCCATTGTGAGTCAGTTGCTCCATGATCCTGTGATTAAGCTGAAACAGTATGCTTTAACGCCGGAAGGCCATTTATATACAGAAATTCTGCAAAATTTATTTAACCTGGAGTTGGAAGGGCAGAGGCCCCAGGCGAAAATGGCTTCGCCGGAAAAGAAAAAGAGAACCAATGTCCGTCATCACGCCGGTAGTTCCGGCTGGGATCAGGGAGCGGCAGCCATGCTGGCGGACGGGATGTCTAGGGAATAA
- the hemC gene encoding hydroxymethylbilane synthase — protein sequence MRQKITVGSRDSALALWQTRWVVEQLQKQNPQVSFEIVEMKTKGDKMLDVALAKIGDKGLFTKELEVAMLEGKIDFAVHSLKDMPTQLPEGLMIGAVCKREKPGDALIAKDGKKLSQLPRGARIGTSSLRRCAQLLHYRPDFQLEALRGNLNTRLKKLAAEKLDAVVLAAAGIIRMGWEDMIAEIIPFDICLPAVGQGAIAVECREDDAEVLTLLQGVEHPDTRTATDAERSLLRYLEGGCQVPIGAYGRVERDRLYLQAVVATLDGRQVLRAQGESTLNRAGDLGVEVAEKLLSMGGKKILETVRAGD from the coding sequence ATGAGGCAGAAAATTACCGTGGGCAGCCGGGACAGTGCGCTGGCCCTTTGGCAGACCCGGTGGGTGGTAGAGCAATTACAGAAACAAAATCCCCAGGTTTCTTTTGAAATAGTGGAGATGAAAACCAAGGGAGATAAGATGCTGGATGTGGCCCTGGCCAAGATTGGCGACAAGGGGCTGTTTACCAAGGAATTGGAAGTGGCCATGCTGGAGGGTAAAATTGACTTTGCGGTGCACAGCCTGAAGGATATGCCCACGCAATTGCCGGAAGGATTAATGATTGGAGCGGTTTGTAAAAGGGAAAAGCCCGGAGACGCGTTGATAGCCAAGGATGGAAAAAAGCTGTCGCAACTGCCCAGAGGGGCTAGAATCGGGACTTCTTCCCTGCGGCGCTGCGCCCAGCTTTTACATTACAGGCCGGACTTTCAGTTGGAGGCCTTGCGGGGGAACCTTAATACACGCCTGAAGAAACTGGCCGCTGAAAAGCTGGATGCCGTTGTATTGGCGGCAGCCGGGATTATTCGCATGGGATGGGAAGACATGATTGCGGAAATAATTCCTTTTGATATCTGTTTACCTGCCGTGGGCCAGGGAGCCATTGCGGTGGAGTGCAGAGAGGACGATGCGGAAGTTTTGACATTGCTTCAGGGGGTAGAGCACCCGGATACCCGGACGGCCACCGATGCCGAAAGGTCTTTGCTGCGGTACCTGGAAGGAGGCTGTCAAGTGCCCATCGGCGCCTATGGCCGGGTAGAGCGGGACAGACTGTATTTACAGGCCGTGGTGGCCACCCTGGATGGCCGTCAGGTACTGCGGGCTCAGGGAGAATCGACGTTGAACCGGGCCGGTGATTTAGGTGTGGAAGTGGCGGAAAAGCTGCTGTCCATGGGCGGTAAAAAAATACTGGAAACAGTTAGAGCAGGGGATTGA
- the cobA gene encoding uroporphyrinogen-III C-methyltransferase, with the protein MARGIVYLVGAGPGDPGLITVKGLECIRKAEVLVYDRLASPRLLAHARPEAEKIYVGKSPDRHAMVQEEINQLLVDKAREGKVVTRLKGGDPFVFGRGGEEAERLVQNGLPFEVVPGITSAISVPAYAGIPVTHRGYTSTLAIITGNEDPDKEDSSIAWDKIATGAGTLVFLMGMGNLPGICARLMEFGRSPETPVALIRWGTRPEQRTLTGTLADIQAKALEASFKNPAVIVVGEVVKLRDQLAWFENRPLFGQRVVVTRSREQASALSSAIETLGGEPWEFPTIQIASPEDFAPLDRVISDVRSYRWVIFTSVNGVKMFFERMRINRKDIRDLSDVRVCAIGPRTRQELEQRGLVVDYVPGEYRAEEIIEGLRGKVLPGDRILLPRADIARKLLPQSLEEMGAVVHEVHAYRTILGDGDASAIREALANGEIQVVTFTSSSTVRNFVKLVGGEGLPALLEKVVVASIGPITSGTARELGLRVDVEAEEYTIDGLVQALLKHFNGRQDEASFKKI; encoded by the coding sequence ATGGCGCGAGGTATTGTTTATCTGGTTGGAGCGGGTCCCGGCGATCCGGGCTTAATTACCGTTAAGGGGCTGGAATGTATCCGCAAGGCGGAGGTGCTGGTTTATGACCGTCTGGCCAGCCCGAGGCTGCTGGCCCATGCCAGGCCTGAGGCGGAAAAAATTTATGTGGGGAAATCTCCGGACCGCCACGCCATGGTTCAGGAGGAGATTAACCAACTGCTGGTTGATAAAGCCAGGGAAGGCAAAGTTGTTACCCGGCTCAAAGGGGGCGATCCCTTTGTTTTTGGACGGGGAGGAGAAGAGGCGGAACGGTTGGTGCAGAACGGACTGCCCTTTGAAGTGGTGCCGGGCATTACTTCGGCCATTTCGGTTCCGGCCTATGCGGGAATCCCGGTGACGCACCGGGGGTATACTTCCACCCTGGCCATTATTACAGGCAATGAAGATCCGGATAAAGAGGATTCCAGTATTGCCTGGGATAAAATTGCCACCGGAGCCGGCACTCTTGTTTTTCTGATGGGAATGGGCAATCTGCCCGGCATTTGCGCCCGCTTAATGGAATTTGGCCGGTCCCCGGAAACCCCGGTTGCCTTAATCCGCTGGGGCACCCGGCCCGAGCAGCGGACCCTCACCGGAACGCTGGCGGACATCCAGGCCAAGGCGCTGGAAGCAAGCTTTAAGAATCCTGCGGTAATTGTGGTAGGGGAAGTTGTAAAGTTAAGAGATCAATTGGCCTGGTTCGAAAACCGGCCGTTATTTGGCCAGCGGGTGGTTGTTACCCGGTCCAGGGAACAGGCCAGCGCCTTATCCTCGGCCATTGAGACCCTGGGGGGGGAACCTTGGGAGTTTCCCACCATCCAAATCGCCTCCCCGGAGGATTTTGCACCGCTCGACCGCGTGATCAGCGATGTACGTTCTTACCGCTGGGTGATTTTCACCAGCGTCAATGGGGTTAAAATGTTTTTTGAACGGATGCGTATCAATCGCAAGGATATACGGGACCTTTCAGATGTGCGGGTGTGTGCCATTGGTCCCCGTACCCGGCAGGAGCTGGAGCAAAGGGGCCTGGTGGTGGATTATGTTCCCGGGGAATACCGGGCGGAGGAAATTATCGAGGGCTTAAGGGGCAAGGTGCTGCCCGGCGACCGGATTCTGCTGCCCCGGGCGGATATTGCCCGGAAATTATTGCCCCAGTCTCTGGAAGAAATGGGCGCCGTGGTGCATGAAGTCCATGCTTATCGCACCATCCTGGGGGACGGCGACGCCTCGGCTATACGGGAAGCTTTGGCCAACGGGGAAATTCAGGTGGTTACCTTTACCAGTTCATCCACCGTACGCAATTTTGTTAAATTGGTGGGCGGCGAGGGATTGCCCGCTTTGTTGGAGAAGGTGGTGGTGGCCAGCATCGGCCCCATTACTTCCGGGACAGCCCGGGAACTGGGCCTGCGGGTGGATGTGGAGGCCGAGGAATATACCATAGACGGTTTGGTTCAAGCCCTATTAAAGCATTTTAACGGACGGCAAGATGAAGCGTCTTTCAAGAAGATATAA
- the nirJ1 gene encoding putative heme d1 biosynthesis radical SAM protein NirJ1 produces the protein MIGISKLLCNTDNYGDSLRYTHGSRGQKHGAVSGHGPVVVWNSTRTCNLKCRHCYSESDAKQYQELNTAEAKQFIDDLAEFNVPVLLFSGGEPLIRKDFFELAAYAMAKGIRTTISTNGTLITPEVARKIKEIGVGYVGISLDGVGEINDRFRGRPGAFDAALAGIRNCRAVGQRVGLRFTINRHNHQELNRIFDLIEQEDIPRVCFYHLVYSGRGSEMIQEDISPQESRAALDIIIERTLDFHRRDLEKEILTVDNHADGIYVYLTLLKKDPRRAEQVLELLSRNGGNRTGIAIGEVDWEGNVHADQFTRNYCFGNVRERKFGEIWTDLSHPILAGLKERKPLLKGRCARCRWIDLCNGNFRARAEAVHGDFWAEDPACYLTDEEIT, from the coding sequence ATGATCGGTATCAGTAAACTATTATGCAATACGGACAATTACGGCGACTCCCTCCGCTATACCCATGGTTCCAGAGGGCAGAAGCACGGAGCGGTGAGCGGTCACGGACCAGTGGTGGTTTGGAATTCCACCCGCACCTGTAATCTCAAATGCCGGCACTGTTATTCCGAATCGGACGCCAAACAATATCAGGAGTTGAATACCGCCGAGGCTAAGCAGTTTATTGACGATCTGGCCGAATTTAATGTACCGGTTTTATTGTTCTCCGGCGGAGAGCCCCTGATCAGAAAGGATTTTTTTGAACTGGCTGCCTATGCCATGGCCAAGGGTATCCGGACCACCATTTCCACCAACGGGACATTAATTACCCCGGAAGTAGCCCGGAAAATCAAGGAGATTGGCGTTGGCTACGTGGGCATCAGTCTGGACGGCGTGGGAGAGATCAACGACCGGTTCCGGGGCCGTCCGGGGGCCTTTGACGCCGCCCTGGCCGGCATCCGCAACTGCCGGGCGGTGGGCCAGCGGGTGGGTTTGCGGTTTACCATTAATCGCCATAATCACCAGGAATTAAACCGAATTTTTGATTTAATTGAGCAAGAGGATATTCCCCGGGTTTGCTTTTACCATCTGGTCTATTCCGGACGAGGCAGCGAAATGATTCAGGAGGATATTTCGCCGCAAGAATCCCGGGCCGCCCTGGACATTATTATAGAACGAACCCTGGATTTCCACCGCCGGGATTTGGAGAAGGAAATTCTAACGGTGGATAATCATGCCGACGGAATTTATGTTTACCTTACATTATTGAAGAAAGATCCCCGGCGGGCGGAGCAGGTGCTGGAATTGCTGTCCCGCAACGGCGGAAACCGCACCGGGATTGCCATTGGCGAAGTGGATTGGGAAGGCAATGTCCATGCGGATCAATTTACCCGTAATTACTGCTTTGGCAATGTTCGGGAGAGAAAATTCGGGGAAATTTGGACCGATTTAAGCCATCCCATTCTGGCCGGTCTGAAGGAACGTAAACCGCTGCTTAAAGGGCGCTGCGCCCGCTGCCGCTGGATTGACCTTTGCAACGGAAATTTCCGTGCCCGGGCCGAAGCGGTGCACGGGGACTTCTGGGCGGAAGATCCCGCCTGTTATTTGACCGATGAAGAAATTACTTAG
- the hemB gene encoding porphobilinogen synthase — MPCFPTLRHRRLRWNEKVRQLVREHHLGVDDLIYPVFATYGQGIRRPVASMPGVFNLSLDTLLEEIKEVVQLGIPGVLVFGIPEEKDEVGTGAYDEKGIVQQAVTAIKKAFPELLVITDVCLCEYTSHGHCGLIIDGAVDNDSSLELIAQTALSHARAGADMVAPSDMMDGRVAAIRQKLDGEGFTQMPIMAYSAKYASVYYGPFREAAGSAPQFGDRKTYQMDPANGDEAIRETRADIEEGADIVMVKPALAYLDIVRRLKEEFDYPVAVYNVSGEYAMIKAAAEMGWIDERKIVLETLTGFKRAGADIIITYHAKDVARWLREDK, encoded by the coding sequence ATGCCGTGTTTTCCTACCCTGCGCCATCGGCGTTTAAGATGGAACGAAAAAGTTCGGCAGTTGGTCAGGGAGCACCACCTTGGGGTGGATGATCTGATCTATCCGGTTTTTGCCACCTATGGCCAGGGAATCCGCCGCCCGGTGGCCAGTATGCCGGGTGTTTTTAACCTGTCCCTGGATACCCTTTTGGAGGAAATCAAAGAAGTGGTGCAACTGGGTATTCCCGGCGTGCTGGTCTTTGGCATCCCGGAGGAAAAGGATGAGGTTGGCACCGGCGCTTACGATGAAAAAGGCATTGTGCAGCAGGCCGTAACAGCCATAAAAAAGGCTTTTCCGGAACTGCTGGTGATTACCGACGTTTGCTTGTGTGAATATACCAGCCATGGGCACTGCGGACTCATTATAGATGGTGCGGTAGACAACGATTCCAGCCTGGAATTGATTGCCCAAACGGCTTTGTCCCACGCCCGGGCCGGGGCGGATATGGTGGCCCCTTCAGATATGATGGACGGCCGGGTGGCGGCCATTCGCCAGAAGCTGGACGGGGAAGGTTTTACCCAAATGCCTATTATGGCTTACTCCGCCAAATATGCCTCCGTTTATTATGGGCCCTTCCGGGAAGCAGCCGGTTCCGCGCCTCAGTTTGGCGACCGGAAGACGTATCAGATGGACCCGGCCAACGGGGATGAGGCCATCCGGGAAACCAGGGCGGATATTGAGGAAGGGGCCGATATTGTCATGGTTAAACCGGCCCTGGCCTACCTGGACATTGTCCGCCGGCTGAAAGAGGAGTTTGACTATCCGGTGGCGGTTTACAATGTCAGCGGTGAATATGCCATGATTAAGGCTGCCGCTGAAATGGGCTGGATTGACGAACGTAAAATTGTTTTAGAGACGCTAACGGGCTTTAAGCGGGCCGGAGCGGATATTATTATTACTTACCATGCTAAGGACGTGGCGCGGTGGCTCAGGGAGGACAAATAA
- the nirJ2 gene encoding putative heme d1 biosynthesis radical SAM protein NirJ2, whose protein sequence is MIVSWNTTNACNLYCAHCYRDSGVKAEEELNTEEGKRLIDQIAQAGFKIMIFSGGEPLMRPDIYELVAHAKFRGLRPVFGSNGTLITPEVARRLKECGAAGIGISLDSIDPAKHDQFRSQEGCWQGALEGMRNCRAAGLPFQIHTTVMDWNQNEVEQLTDLAVKEGAVAHHFFFLVPTGRAVNIEQESLRAEQYEQLLQRIMEKQKQVDIELKPTCAPQFMRIAKQMGVDTRFRRGCLAGTAYCIISPKGDVQPCAYLNVPLGNVRENSFVDIWQNNSVLQELRTLDYKGGCGTCGYRKICGGCRARAHYYHGDYMAEEPWCLYHGRKGY, encoded by the coding sequence ATGATTGTTTCCTGGAATACCACAAACGCTTGTAATTTATACTGTGCCCACTGTTACCGGGATTCCGGCGTGAAAGCCGAGGAAGAGCTGAATACCGAAGAAGGCAAGCGATTAATCGACCAGATTGCCCAGGCGGGGTTCAAAATTATGATCTTCAGCGGTGGAGAACCCTTGATGCGCCCGGATATTTATGAACTGGTGGCCCATGCCAAATTCCGGGGGTTAAGACCGGTCTTCGGCAGCAACGGGACGTTAATTACGCCGGAGGTGGCCAGACGGCTTAAAGAATGCGGCGCTGCGGGCATTGGCATCAGTCTGGACAGCATTGATCCTGCAAAACATGACCAATTCAGGTCCCAGGAAGGCTGTTGGCAGGGGGCCCTGGAGGGCATGCGCAACTGCCGGGCAGCCGGTCTGCCCTTTCAGATTCATACCACGGTCATGGACTGGAATCAAAATGAAGTGGAGCAATTAACGGATCTGGCCGTAAAAGAAGGGGCGGTGGCCCATCACTTCTTCTTTTTGGTTCCTACCGGCAGGGCGGTAAATATTGAGCAGGAGTCCCTGCGGGCGGAACAATACGAACAACTGTTGCAGCGGATTATGGAGAAGCAAAAACAGGTGGACATTGAACTGAAACCAACCTGTGCGCCTCAGTTTATGAGGATTGCCAAGCAAATGGGAGTGGATACCCGCTTCCGCCGGGGGTGTCTGGCCGGCACCGCCTACTGTATTATCAGTCCCAAGGGAGACGTCCAGCCCTGTGCCTATTTGAATGTTCCCCTGGGAAATGTCCGGGAGAATTCCTTTGTGGATATTTGGCAAAATAATTCGGTTCTGCAGGAACTGAGGACCCTTGACTACAAGGGAGGCTGCGGGACCTGCGGCTACCGTAAAATTTGCGGCGGGTGCCGGGCCCGGGCGCATTACTACCATGGGGACTATATGGCAGAAGAACCCTGGTGTTTGTACCATGGGCGAAAGGGGTATTAA
- a CDS encoding AsnC family transcriptional regulator, which translates to MELDHIDRRLLNLIQTDFPICPEPYRVLGENLGITEQEVLNRLEQLTQQDVIRRLGGVFDSRKLGYNGTLCAIKVPQERIEEVAAVINSYIGITHNYLRDHEYNMWFTILAQSPHKVQKILKEIQEKTGIQEIINLPSKRFFKVLVNFDLEAAEE; encoded by the coding sequence ATGGAGCTGGATCATATTGACAGGCGATTGCTGAACCTGATTCAAACGGATTTCCCTATCTGCCCGGAACCTTACCGGGTATTGGGGGAAAACCTGGGCATTACGGAACAAGAAGTATTAAACCGTTTGGAACAATTAACCCAGCAGGATGTTATCCGCCGGCTGGGAGGGGTTTTTGATTCCCGCAAATTGGGCTACAACGGGACTTTGTGTGCCATCAAAGTACCCCAGGAGCGTATTGAGGAAGTGGCCGCCGTGATTAACAGCTATATTGGCATCACCCATAATTACCTGCGGGACCACGAATATAACATGTGGTTTACCATTTTGGCCCAATCCCCCCATAAGGTGCAAAAGATTTTAAAAGAAATCCAGGAAAAAACCGGCATTCAAGAGATTATCAATCTTCCTTCCAAAAGATTTTTTAAAGTACTGGTCAATTTTGATTTGGAAGCGGCGGAAGAATAA
- a CDS encoding AsnC family transcriptional regulator, with protein sequence MELSELDKQIVKELQAGLPLVNRPFQALAQRVGLTEEEFLARVHAIQQAGIMRRIGAALRHRRVGFTANAMIVWQMPEDRVQEMGERMSRLKEVTHCYQRASLPQWPYNFYTMVHGHSREECERIAKKLAELAGVNTYRLLYSVAELKKSSMKYFMD encoded by the coding sequence ATGGAATTAAGCGAACTGGATAAGCAAATTGTGAAGGAATTACAGGCCGGACTGCCTTTGGTAAACAGACCCTTTCAGGCTTTGGCCCAGCGGGTGGGTTTAACGGAAGAAGAATTTTTAGCCAGAGTGCATGCCATTCAGCAGGCCGGAATTATGAGGCGCATTGGAGCCGCCCTGCGGCACCGGCGGGTGGGTTTTACGGCCAATGCCATGATTGTCTGGCAGATGCCTGAGGACCGGGTGCAGGAAATGGGTGAGCGGATGTCCCGGCTAAAGGAGGTAACCCATTGTTACCAAAGGGCTTCCCTGCCCCAGTGGCCCTATAATTTTTATACCATGGTGCACGGCCACAGCCGGGAAGAATGTGAAAGGATCGCCAAAAAACTGGCTGAACTTGCCGGGGTGAACACCTATCGCCTGCTGTATAGTGTGGCGGAATTAAAGAAAAGCAGCATGAAGTATTTTATGGATTAG
- the hemL gene encoding glutamate-1-semialdehyde 2,1-aminomutase, which yields MAPSYRKSQEMFEESQVYIPGGVNSPVRAFKSVGMDPPFIARGNGSRMWDVDGNEYIDYVCSWGPLILGHRHPAVMHAVQRCLERGITYGAPTDLELTLARMVVEALPGVEMVRMVNSGTEATMSALRLARAYTKRNKIVKFEGCYHGHHDSLLIKAGSGALTHGVPTSPGVPENIAGNTINARYNDLPLLEKIMAEVGREVAAIIVEPAAGNMGLVPAAEGFLEGLRKLCNQYGALLIFDEVITGFRLSYGGAQSYYNVTPDLTCLGKIIGGGMPVGAYGGVREIMQMISPAGPVYQAGTLSGNPLAMTAGIATLEQLQQPGVYEELNRKSALLAQGLSQAAKAAGASVWFNRVQSLQCTFFTSQAVTDFASASTSDTKRYAAFFKSMLDQGIYLAPAQFETAFVSLAHTDEDIERTVEASFNAFKAAANI from the coding sequence ATGGCCCCAAGTTACCGAAAATCCCAGGAAATGTTTGAGGAGTCCCAGGTTTATATACCCGGGGGAGTGAACAGCCCGGTACGGGCTTTCAAGTCCGTAGGGATGGATCCGCCTTTTATTGCCAGGGGCAACGGTTCCCGGATGTGGGATGTGGATGGCAATGAGTATATTGATTATGTGTGCTCCTGGGGACCTCTTATTTTAGGACACCGCCATCCCGCCGTAATGCATGCGGTCCAGCGCTGTTTAGAGCGGGGCATTACCTACGGCGCTCCCACGGATTTGGAACTAACCCTGGCGCGGATGGTGGTGGAGGCTCTGCCCGGGGTGGAAATGGTACGCATGGTGAACTCGGGCACCGAAGCCACCATGAGCGCCCTGCGTTTGGCCCGGGCCTACACCAAGCGCAACAAGATTGTTAAATTTGAAGGCTGTTACCACGGCCATCATGACTCTCTTTTAATTAAAGCCGGGTCGGGAGCCTTAACCCACGGCGTTCCCACCAGTCCCGGCGTGCCGGAGAACATTGCCGGCAATACCATCAACGCCCGTTACAATGACCTGCCGCTGCTGGAGAAAATAATGGCCGAGGTGGGCCGGGAGGTTGCGGCCATTATTGTTGAACCGGCGGCCGGCAACATGGGGCTGGTTCCCGCTGCCGAAGGCTTTCTGGAGGGCCTGCGGAAACTTTGCAACCAGTACGGCGCCCTGTTGATTTTTGACGAAGTGATTACCGGCTTCCGGCTCAGTTACGGCGGGGCCCAGTCTTACTATAACGTAACGCCTGATTTGACCTGTTTGGGTAAGATTATCGGCGGCGGTATGCCTGTGGGCGCCTATGGCGGGGTCCGAGAAATCATGCAGATGATTTCCCCGGCAGGACCGGTGTACCAGGCGGGAACCCTGTCGGGCAATCCCCTGGCCATGACGGCGGGGATCGCCACCCTGGAGCAGCTTCAGCAGCCCGGAGTCTATGAAGAGTTGAACCGTAAATCCGCCCTGCTGGCCCAGGGTTTAAGCCAGGCGGCTAAAGCCGCCGGGGCATCGGTATGGTTTAACCGGGTACAGTCCCTGCAGTGCACCTTCTTTACCTCCCAGGCGGTTACGGATTTTGCCAGTGCCTCAACTTCCGACACCAAGCGGTATGCAGCCTTCTTTAAAAGCATGCTGGATCAGGGAATTTACCTGGCGCCGGCCCAGTTTGAAACGGCCTTTGTTTCCCTGGCTCACACCGACGAAGATATTGAGCGTACGGTGGAGGCTTCCTTTAATGCCTTTAAGGCCGCCGCTAATATTTAA
- a CDS encoding YbjQ family protein, whose product MIITTTSNIEGKPIRQYQGLVCGEAIMGANIVRDVFATITDVVGGRSGAYEDKLAQAREIALEEMQEQARRAGANAVVGVDLDYEVIRDGMLMVTASGTAVTI is encoded by the coding sequence GTGATTATTACCACCACATCCAACATTGAAGGAAAACCCATCCGTCAGTATCAGGGATTGGTTTGCGGAGAGGCCATCATGGGCGCCAACATCGTGCGGGATGTTTTTGCCACCATTACCGATGTTGTGGGCGGCCGCAGCGGAGCTTACGAGGATAAGCTGGCCCAGGCCCGGGAGATCGCTTTAGAGGAAATGCAGGAACAGGCCCGGCGTGCGGGCGCCAATGCGGTGGTGGGCGTGGATCTGGATTATGAAGTAATCCGGGACGGCATGCTCATGGTCACCGCCAGCGGAACCGCCGTGACCATTTAA
- a CDS encoding chemotaxis protein CheW → MAVGQEEQLVVFQLNDQQYALPINETQEIIRMAEVTRLPNTDYYIEGIINLRGNILPVISLNRRLGLPETEQSEDTRIIVVENKGNKVGMIVDSVLEVGRYTDSEVEPPNMIGDNVDFLKGVVKKGDQLWLLVNLDTVL, encoded by the coding sequence ATGGCAGTTGGTCAAGAAGAACAACTGGTTGTATTTCAATTAAACGACCAGCAGTACGCCCTCCCTATCAATGAAACCCAGGAAATCATTCGCATGGCAGAAGTTACCCGGCTGCCAAATACAGATTACTACATTGAGGGTATTATTAACCTTCGCGGAAATATCCTGCCGGTGATCAGTTTAAATCGCCGTCTTGGTTTGCCTGAAACCGAGCAGAGTGAAGATACCCGCATCATTGTGGTGGAAAATAAGGGAAATAAGGTCGGCATGATTGTGGACAGCGTGCTTGAGGTGGGCCGCTATACCGACAGTGAAGTGGAGCCTCCCAACATGATTGGCGACAATGTGGATTTTCTCAAAGGCGTTGTCAAAAAAGGAGACCAGCTATGGCTGCTGGTGAATCTGGATACGGTGCTGTAA
- a CDS encoding TM1266 family iron-only hydrogenase system putative regulator — protein sequence MSRRIGVVGIVIEDRVKAPEINHVLSQYSDIIIGRMGIPHKERSLSVISLIVEGSNDQIGAMAGKLGNIKGVQVRAALSTKY from the coding sequence ATGAGTCGGAGAATTGGGGTGGTGGGAATTGTGATTGAAGATCGGGTAAAAGCTCCTGAAATTAACCATGTATTAAGTCAATATTCGGATATCATCATTGGCCGCATGGGTATTCCCCACAAGGAGCGTTCACTGTCGGTCATATCCCTGATTGTTGAGGGCAGCAATGACCAGATTGGCGCAATGGCCGGAAAACTGGGAAACATCAAAGGGGTTCAGGTGCGGGCGGCCTTGAGTACCAAATACTAG